A genomic region of Mycobacterium sp. Aquia_213 contains the following coding sequences:
- a CDS encoding pyridoxamine 5'-phosphate oxidase family protein, with amino-acid sequence MSKEFSRLDESLREFIDGQAMFFVATAPSEGGRINLSPKGYRDTFAVLDDHTVAYLDLFGSGVETIAHLRDNGRITLMFCSFARNSRILRLYGTGRPVRPDDAEFPALLTHFGDQHAGVRAAIVIDVERIADACGFAVPYYELVDERPVLDTYHAKASNETRVHGIERNQRSIDGLPGLEPDHPLLG; translated from the coding sequence ATGAGCAAGGAGTTTTCGCGTCTCGACGAGTCGCTGCGCGAATTCATCGACGGCCAGGCCATGTTCTTCGTCGCCACCGCCCCCTCCGAAGGCGGCCGAATCAACCTCTCCCCCAAGGGGTATCGCGATACCTTTGCGGTGCTCGACGATCACACCGTCGCCTATCTCGACCTGTTCGGCAGCGGTGTGGAAACCATCGCACACCTGCGTGACAACGGGCGGATCACGCTGATGTTCTGTTCGTTCGCCCGCAACTCGCGCATCCTGCGGTTGTACGGGACCGGACGCCCGGTCCGGCCCGACGACGCCGAATTCCCAGCCCTGCTAACCCATTTCGGCGATCAGCATGCCGGCGTGCGGGCCGCCATCGTCATCGACGTCGAGCGGATCGCCGACGCCTGCGGATTCGCGGTGCCGTACTACGAACTCGTCGACGAACGGCCGGTGCTCGACACGTATCACGCGAAGGCGTCCAACGAAACCCGCGTGCACGGCATCGAACGCAACCAGCGCAGCATCGACGGGCTGCCCGGGTTGGAACCCGACCATCCGCTGCTCGGCTAG